In a single window of the Ancylobacter polymorphus genome:
- a CDS encoding DUF423 domain-containing protein, whose translation MNAFRRFLVFVAGLMGAAGVAAAAAGAHVNAAPNLTTAATFLMLGASAVVGGCALAALRGPGWSFASVGAGIIALGTVLFSGALALRALWDIVVFPMAAPIGGTMLILGWLVLALAAFQREPRAG comes from the coding sequence ATGAACGCCTTTCGCCGTTTCCTCGTTTTTGTCGCCGGCCTGATGGGCGCGGCCGGGGTGGCTGCGGCGGCGGCCGGCGCGCATGTGAACGCCGCCCCGAATTTGACCACGGCCGCCACCTTCCTCATGCTGGGCGCCAGCGCGGTGGTGGGAGGCTGCGCCCTGGCCGCGCTGCGCGGTCCGGGCTGGTCCTTCGCCAGTGTCGGCGCCGGTATCATCGCGCTGGGCACGGTGCTGTTCAGCGGGGCGCTGGCGCTGCGCGCGCTGTGGGACATCGTTGTTTTTCCTATGGCCGCGCCGATCGGCGGTACTATGCTCATCCTCGGATGGCTGGTGCTCGCCCTGGCCGCGTTTCAGAGGGAACCCCGCGCCGGCTGA
- a CDS encoding precorrin-2 C(20)-methyltransferase, with product MSEIAQGRLIGVGVGPGDPDLITLKAVRALGAADVVAYFAKLGNASHARAIAHPHFRAGAEELPLGYPVTTEMPKDEAPYRTAITGFYEAAAEAVAAHLAAGRTVAVLSEGDPMFYGSYMHLHVRLAHRYPTEVIAGVTGMSGCWSQAGTPIAQGDDVLSILPGTLAEDELARRLKGTDAAVIMKVGRNLPKIRRALAIAGRLERALYVERGTMTGSLCERLETRGDAPAPYFAIVLVPGWETRA from the coding sequence ATGAGCGAGATCGCGCAGGGGCGGCTGATCGGCGTCGGCGTCGGGCCGGGCGACCCGGACCTCATCACGCTGAAGGCGGTGCGGGCGCTCGGCGCGGCGGATGTGGTCGCCTATTTCGCCAAGCTCGGCAATGCCAGCCATGCCCGCGCCATCGCCCATCCGCATTTCCGCGCCGGGGCGGAGGAACTGCCGCTCGGCTACCCCGTGACCACGGAAATGCCGAAGGACGAGGCGCCCTATCGCACGGCGATCACGGGGTTTTACGAGGCGGCGGCGGAAGCGGTGGCGGCGCATCTCGCGGCCGGGCGCACCGTGGCGGTGCTCTCCGAGGGCGATCCGATGTTCTACGGCTCCTACATGCATCTGCATGTGCGGCTGGCGCATCGTTATCCGACCGAGGTCATCGCCGGCGTCACCGGCATGTCCGGCTGCTGGTCGCAGGCGGGCACCCCGATCGCCCAGGGCGACGATGTGCTGAGCATTCTGCCGGGCACGCTTGCCGAGGACGAACTGGCGCGCCGGCTCAAAGGCACCGATGCGGCGGTTATCATGAAGGTGGGGCGCAATTTGCCGAAGATCCGCCGGGCGCTGGCCATTGCCGGGCGGCTGGAGCGGGCGCTCTATGTCGAGCGCGGGACGATGACGGGCAGCCTGTGCGAAAGGCTGGAGACGCGCGGGGATGCCCCGGCGCCCTATTTCGCCATCGTGCTGGTGCCAGGCTGGGAGACGAGGGCATGA
- a CDS encoding cobalt-precorrin-6A reductase, giving the protein MNASDKSREAGVPRLLILGGTNEARDLAARLAARGGFAVSLSLAGRTRNPLPVEAPTRSGGFGGVEGLEAYLKTEGIDAVIDATHPFAATMSHNAAEAARRAGVPLIALLRPAWQRQPGDLWTQATDIAEAVEKLGPAPRRVLVALGRNEVRALEAAPQHAYLVRSIDPVDPPLALPQARYIEARGPFPEADEHALLKTHRIDALLSKNSGGEATYGKIKAARALGIEVIMVTRPPRPEVETVDSVDGVLDWLETLSRTS; this is encoded by the coding sequence ATGAACGCATCCGATAAGAGCCGGGAGGCCGGCGTCCCGCGCCTGCTCATCCTCGGCGGCACCAATGAGGCCCGCGACCTCGCGGCACGGCTCGCCGCGCGCGGGGGATTCGCGGTGAGCCTGTCGCTGGCCGGGCGCACGCGCAACCCGCTGCCTGTGGAGGCCCCCACCCGCTCCGGCGGCTTCGGTGGCGTGGAGGGTCTCGAAGCCTATCTGAAAACCGAGGGCATCGACGCGGTGATCGACGCCACCCATCCCTTCGCCGCCACCATGTCGCACAACGCCGCTGAGGCCGCCCGCCGCGCCGGCGTGCCGCTCATCGCCCTGCTGCGCCCCGCATGGCAGCGGCAGCCCGGCGATCTCTGGACGCAGGCCACGGACATTGCCGAAGCGGTGGAAAAGCTCGGCCCCGCCCCGCGCCGGGTGCTGGTGGCGCTCGGCCGCAATGAGGTGCGCGCGCTGGAGGCCGCGCCGCAGCACGCCTATCTCGTGCGCAGCATCGACCCCGTCGACCCGCCGCTCGCCCTGCCGCAGGCGCGCTATATCGAGGCGCGCGGGCCGTTCCCCGAGGCGGACGAGCACGCGCTGCTCAAAACCCACCGCATCGACGCCCTCCTGTCCAAGAACAGCGGCGGGGAGGCGACCTATGGCAAGATCAAAGCCGCCCGCGCGCTCGGCATCGAGGTGATCATGGTCACCCGCCCGCCCCGGCCCGAGGTCGAGACGGTCGACAGCGTGGACGGGGTGTTGGACTGGCTGGAGACACTCAGCCGAACCTCCTAG
- a CDS encoding cobalamin biosynthesis protein, protein MIVAGVGSRRGVTSEEVCAAVRGAMERHGVKLCDISLMATPAAKGSEAGIIKAALDLGLLLVMVPQRQLEAAGTRAMSHSDRVVALMGVPSVAEASALAVAGRRSTLIGPRFVLGPVTCAFAREAEKGEAP, encoded by the coding sequence GTGATCGTCGCCGGAGTCGGCAGCCGGCGCGGCGTCACCTCGGAGGAGGTGTGCGCGGCTGTGCGCGGGGCGATGGAGCGCCACGGCGTGAAGCTGTGCGACATCTCGCTGATGGCGACCCCGGCGGCGAAGGGCAGCGAGGCCGGCATCATCAAGGCGGCGCTCGATCTCGGCCTGTTGCTGGTCATGGTGCCGCAGCGCCAGCTGGAAGCGGCGGGCACGCGGGCGATGAGCCATTCCGACCGGGTCGTGGCGCTGATGGGCGTGCCCTCGGTGGCGGAAGCCTCGGCACTGGCCGTGGCCGGGCGGCGCTCGACGCTGATCGGGCCGCGCTTCGTGCTGGGGCCGGTGACCTGCGCCTTCGCGCGCGAGGCGGAGAAGGGAGAAGCACCGTGA
- a CDS encoding precorrin-3B C(17)-methyltransferase — protein MSKGRLFVIGLGPGEARFLTPEASAALSAAEALYGYEPYLARVPVREGQTRHPSDNREELVRAGAALAHAAAGATVAMVSGGDPGVFAMAAAVIEAIEAGPAEWRALDLAIVPGITAMLAVAAKCGAPLGHDFCAISLSDNLKPWEVIEKRLRLAAQAGFAMAFYNPVSKARPHQLDTAFEILRAELPASVPVIFGRAVGRPDERMRVVPLGHARGHMADMATCIIVGSPETRLVERPGLPALVYTPRRAGEE, from the coding sequence ATGAGCAAGGGCAGATTGTTCGTCATCGGCCTCGGCCCCGGCGAGGCGCGCTTCCTCACCCCGGAGGCGAGCGCGGCGCTCAGCGCCGCCGAGGCGCTTTATGGCTACGAACCCTATCTCGCCCGCGTACCGGTGCGCGAGGGGCAGACGCGCCACCCCTCCGACAATCGCGAGGAACTGGTGCGCGCCGGCGCGGCGCTGGCCCATGCCGCCGCCGGCGCCACGGTGGCGATGGTCTCGGGCGGCGATCCCGGTGTGTTCGCCATGGCGGCGGCGGTGATCGAGGCGATCGAGGCCGGGCCGGCGGAATGGCGGGCGCTCGATCTCGCCATCGTGCCCGGCATCACCGCCATGCTGGCGGTGGCGGCGAAGTGCGGCGCGCCGCTGGGGCATGATTTCTGCGCCATCTCGCTCTCGGACAATCTGAAGCCCTGGGAGGTGATCGAGAAGCGGCTGCGCCTCGCGGCGCAGGCGGGGTTCGCCATGGCGTTCTACAACCCGGTGTCGAAAGCCCGCCCGCACCAGCTCGACACCGCTTTCGAGATTCTGCGCGCCGAGCTGCCGGCGAGCGTGCCGGTCATTTTCGGCCGGGCGGTGGGGCGGCCGGACGAGCGGATGCGGGTGGTGCCGCTCGGCCATGCGCGCGGGCACATGGCCGACATGGCGACCTGCATCATCGTCGGTTCGCCGGAGACGCGGCTGGTGGAACGCCCCGGCCTGCCGGCGCTGGTCTACACGCCGCGCCGCGCCGGGGAGGAGTGA
- the cobG gene encoding precorrin-3B synthase produces MSALSMRRGACPSLPEPMQTGDGLLARLQPLAPLTLDQLAGLALLAAERGNGILEVTARGKLQLRGLTPATVPGLPEAVAALGIDVPQGFPVEVSALAGRDPEGRFDPRPLARAISERAAPLVPHLAPKASVVVDGGGLFRLGGLKADIAVSAAEGGLSLTLAGTPFGVMEQARAAAVVVALLQRLAACGPTARMAELVAAEGIESLRAAYGLASPVAAPGEGFDPVGLHALSDGSVALGIGLAFGQVRAAALANLIDAARRAGVTEVEPAAGRALLLVGLTPEAAETLRAIAAGLGFLTDAGDPRRRVFACAGRPACASARLDTHELAATLVPLLGGRDLHVSGCPKGCAHPAKAALTIVGLDEGAGLVVEGTPRDVPARIVPPARLRETIEKDLA; encoded by the coding sequence ATGAGCGCGCTCTCCATGCGCCGGGGCGCCTGCCCGAGCCTGCCGGAACCGATGCAAACCGGCGACGGGCTGCTGGCGCGGCTGCAGCCTCTGGCACCACTGACGCTGGACCAGCTCGCCGGGCTGGCGCTTCTGGCGGCGGAACGCGGCAATGGCATCCTTGAGGTGACGGCGCGCGGCAAGCTGCAATTGCGCGGGCTGACGCCGGCCACCGTGCCGGGTCTTCCCGAGGCGGTGGCGGCGCTCGGCATCGACGTGCCACAGGGCTTTCCGGTGGAAGTGAGCGCGCTGGCGGGGCGCGACCCCGAGGGGCGGTTCGACCCGCGCCCGCTGGCGCGGGCGATCTCCGAGCGCGCCGCCCCGCTGGTGCCGCATCTGGCGCCGAAGGCCTCCGTGGTGGTGGATGGCGGCGGGCTGTTCCGGCTCGGCGGGCTGAAGGCGGATATCGCGGTGAGCGCGGCGGAGGGGGGGCTTTCCCTCACGCTCGCCGGCACGCCGTTCGGCGTGATGGAACAGGCGCGGGCGGCGGCGGTGGTGGTCGCGCTGCTGCAGCGGTTGGCGGCGTGCGGCCCGACGGCGCGGATGGCGGAACTTGTGGCGGCGGAGGGGATCGAGAGCCTGCGCGCCGCCTATGGCCTCGCCTCGCCCGTCGCCGCACCGGGGGAGGGTTTCGACCCGGTGGGTCTGCACGCGCTCAGCGACGGAAGCGTTGCGCTCGGAATCGGCCTCGCCTTCGGTCAGGTCCGGGCGGCGGCGCTGGCGAATCTGATCGACGCCGCGCGTCGGGCGGGCGTGACCGAGGTCGAGCCCGCAGCCGGGCGGGCGCTGCTGTTGGTCGGGCTCACGCCCGAGGCGGCGGAAACCCTGCGCGCGATAGCGGCGGGGCTCGGTTTCCTCACCGATGCCGGCGACCCGCGCCGGCGTGTCTTCGCCTGCGCCGGGCGCCCGGCCTGCGCCTCCGCGCGGCTCGACACCCATGAACTCGCGGCGACGCTGGTGCCGCTGCTGGGTGGGCGCGATCTCCATGTGTCGGGCTGTCCGAAGGGCTGCGCGCACCCGGCAAAAGCGGCGCTGACCATTGTGGGGCTGGACGAAGGGGCGGGTCTCGTGGTCGAAGGCACGCCGCGCGACGTGCCCGCCCGCATCGTGCCTCCCGCGCGCCTGCGCGAGACGATTGAGAAGGATCTGGCCTGA
- a CDS encoding precorrin-8X methylmutase: MSTPFDYERDGNAIYERSFAIIREEAELGRFTPEEADVAVRMIHACGLVEAAFAIDFAPDLVRAARNALKAGAPILCDAQMVAHGVTRARLPAQNEVICTLRDPEVPALAERLGTTRSAAALELWRDRMEGAVIAIGNAPTALFRLLEMLDAGAPKPAAILGIPVGFVGAAESKDALALGEHGVPWLVVRGRLGGSAMAAAAVNALARPGL; the protein is encoded by the coding sequence GTGTCCACCCCGTTCGACTATGAGCGCGACGGCAATGCGATCTATGAGCGCTCCTTCGCCATCATCCGCGAGGAGGCCGAGCTCGGCCGCTTCACGCCCGAGGAGGCGGATGTGGCGGTGCGGATGATCCATGCCTGCGGGCTAGTGGAAGCCGCCTTCGCCATCGATTTCGCCCCCGATCTGGTGCGGGCCGCCCGCAACGCGCTCAAGGCCGGCGCGCCCATCCTGTGCGACGCGCAGATGGTGGCGCATGGCGTCACCCGCGCCCGGCTGCCGGCGCAGAACGAGGTGATCTGCACATTGCGCGATCCTGAGGTGCCCGCTCTCGCCGAGCGGCTCGGCACCACCCGCTCGGCCGCCGCGCTGGAGCTGTGGCGCGACAGGATGGAAGGCGCGGTGATCGCCATCGGCAACGCCCCGACCGCCTTGTTCCGCCTCCTGGAAATGCTCGACGCCGGCGCGCCGAAGCCGGCGGCGATTCTGGGTATCCCGGTCGGCTTTGTCGGCGCGGCGGAATCCAAGGACGCGCTGGCGCTGGGCGAGCATGGCGTGCCGTGGCTGGTGGTGCGCGGAAGGCTCGGGGGTAGCGCCATGGCGGCGGCGGCGGTGAACGCACTGGCGAGGCCGGGCCTATGA
- the cbiE gene encoding precorrin-6y C5,15-methyltransferase (decarboxylating) subunit CbiE has protein sequence MPDRETIASAASTADDRWLTLVGIGEDGLDGLSPAARAAVEAAEIVFGGARHLALAGDAVKGEARAWPSPFARGIEAVLALRGRRVCVLASGDPFLHGVGATLARHVPAEEMRVFPAPSAYSLACARLGWPLAEVTCLTVHGRSLDLVRAHLYPGRRLLVLTSDGAGPGEIARLLAEGGFGGSHLTVLEALGGPRELVRRARAEGFALDDIDALNVLAIEVAAGEGARIIARAPGLPDALFEHDGQLTKREIRAVTLSALAPRRGELLWDIGAGAGSVGIEWMLADPSLAAIGIEEHPERAARARRNAAALGVPGLEIVEGRAPEALSGLPAPAAIFLGGGAGDEGVMDAALAALKPGGRLVANAVTLETEALLIARHAALGGDLTRLSVARAVPVGGLTGWRPAMPVTQWSWVKPGGAP, from the coding sequence ATGCCCGACCGTGAAACCATCGCCTCCGCCGCGTCAACCGCTGACGACCGCTGGCTCACCCTTGTCGGCATCGGCGAGGATGGGCTCGATGGCCTTTCCCCCGCCGCGCGGGCGGCGGTGGAGGCGGCGGAAATCGTGTTCGGCGGGGCGCGGCATCTGGCGCTGGCCGGCGATGCGGTGAAGGGCGAGGCGCGGGCCTGGCCGAGCCCGTTCGCGCGCGGCATCGAGGCGGTGCTGGCGCTACGCGGGCGGCGGGTCTGCGTGCTGGCTTCCGGCGACCCGTTCCTGCACGGTGTCGGCGCCACGCTGGCGCGGCATGTGCCGGCGGAGGAGATGCGGGTGTTTCCCGCGCCGTCCGCCTATAGCCTCGCCTGCGCCCGGCTCGGCTGGCCGCTGGCGGAGGTGACCTGTCTTACCGTGCATGGCCGCTCGCTCGATCTGGTGCGGGCGCATCTTTACCCCGGTCGGCGGCTGCTGGTGTTGACCTCGGACGGCGCCGGGCCGGGCGAGATCGCGCGCCTGCTGGCGGAAGGCGGCTTTGGCGGCTCCCATCTCACCGTGCTGGAAGCGCTGGGCGGCCCGCGCGAGCTTGTGCGCCGCGCTCGGGCCGAGGGCTTCGCGCTCGATGATATCGACGCGCTGAACGTGCTCGCCATCGAGGTGGCCGCGGGGGAGGGCGCGCGCATCATTGCCCGGGCGCCGGGCCTGCCGGACGCGCTGTTCGAACATGACGGGCAATTGACCAAGCGCGAGATCCGCGCGGTGACGCTTTCCGCCCTCGCGCCCCGCCGGGGGGAACTTCTGTGGGACATCGGCGCCGGCGCCGGTTCGGTCGGCATTGAATGGATGCTGGCCGACCCCTCGCTCGCCGCCATCGGCATCGAGGAGCACCCGGAGCGGGCGGCGCGGGCGCGGCGCAATGCGGCCGCGCTCGGCGTGCCCGGACTGGAGATCGTCGAGGGGCGTGCGCCCGAGGCGCTTTCCGGCCTGCCGGCGCCGGCCGCGATTTTCCTCGGCGGTGGCGCGGGCGATGAAGGCGTGATGGACGCCGCGCTGGCCGCGCTCAAGCCCGGTGGGCGGCTGGTCGCCAATGCGGTGACGCTGGAGACCGAGGCGCTGCTCATCGCCCGCCATGCGGCGCTGGGGGGAGACCTCACGCGCCTCTCCGTCGCCCGCGCCGTGCCGGTGGGTGGGCTCACCGGCTGGCGGCCGGCGATGCCGGTGACGCAATGGAGCTGGGTGAAGCCGGGGGGCGCGCCGTGA
- a CDS encoding cobyrinate a,c-diamide synthase, producing MTARAFIIAAPRSGSGKTTVTLGVAAALRARGVRVRVAKSGPDYIDPAFHAAATGRPGLNLDSFAMPPALIDALAAEVAEAADTVIIEASMGLFDGIEGEAGRSGAAADLAARLGLPVVLVLDISGQSQSAAAVVRGFAGHDPRVRIAGVILNQVASERHRTQASTAIEALGLPILGSLPRDGAVRLPERHLGLVQAEEHPALAAQLAALAERAEKHIDLATLCALGAPVTPAGPAPVALAPPGQRIALARDVAFSFAYEHLMAGWRRAGAEILPFSPLADEAPADHADACWLPGGYPELHGERLAQAFRFLDGVRAFARTRPVHGECGGFMVLGEAIEDAEGRSHPMLGLLGHATSFARRRLNLGYRRAVTLDASALGPAGTRLRGHEFHYASVTQAGDDAPLVALSDGQGKEMGPSGSRRGRVSGTFFHVIATDGQSSGADP from the coding sequence ATGACCGCCCGCGCCTTCATCATCGCCGCGCCGCGCTCCGGTTCGGGCAAGACCACGGTGACGCTCGGCGTGGCGGCGGCGCTGCGGGCGCGCGGCGTGCGGGTACGGGTGGCGAAGTCCGGGCCGGACTATATCGACCCCGCCTTCCACGCCGCCGCCACCGGGCGGCCGGGGCTCAACCTCGACAGTTTCGCCATGCCGCCCGCCCTCATCGACGCGCTGGCGGCGGAGGTGGCAGAGGCGGCCGATACCGTCATCATCGAAGCCTCGATGGGGCTATTCGACGGCATCGAGGGCGAGGCCGGGCGCAGCGGCGCGGCGGCGGACCTCGCCGCCCGGCTCGGCCTGCCTGTCGTGCTGGTGCTCGACATTTCCGGCCAGTCGCAATCGGCCGCCGCCGTGGTGCGCGGCTTTGCCGGCCATGACCCGCGCGTGCGCATCGCCGGGGTGATCCTCAACCAGGTGGCGAGCGAGCGGCACCGGACGCAGGCCAGCACGGCCATCGAAGCGCTCGGCCTCCCCATTCTCGGCAGCCTGCCGCGCGACGGGGCGGTGCGGCTGCCGGAGCGCCATCTCGGCCTCGTGCAGGCGGAGGAGCACCCCGCGCTCGCGGCGCAATTGGCGGCGCTGGCGGAACGGGCGGAAAAGCACATCGACCTTGCTACGCTCTGCGCGCTGGGGGCGCCGGTGACCCCGGCCGGCCCGGCGCCGGTGGCGCTGGCTCCGCCCGGCCAGCGCATCGCCCTGGCGCGCGATGTCGCCTTTTCCTTCGCCTATGAGCATCTGATGGCCGGCTGGCGCCGGGCGGGGGCGGAAATCCTGCCCTTTTCCCCGCTCGCCGATGAGGCGCCCGCCGACCATGCCGATGCCTGTTGGCTGCCCGGCGGCTACCCCGAACTGCATGGGGAAAGGCTCGCGCAAGCCTTCCGCTTTCTCGATGGGGTGCGGGCCTTTGCCCGAACCCGGCCGGTGCACGGCGAATGCGGGGGCTTCATGGTGCTGGGCGAGGCGATCGAGGACGCGGAGGGCCGGAGCCACCCGATGCTCGGCCTGCTCGGCCACGCCACCAGCTTCGCCCGCCGCCGGCTCAATCTCGGCTATCGCCGCGCGGTGACGCTCGACGCTTCGGCGCTGGGGCCGGCGGGGACAAGGCTGCGCGGCCACGAGTTCCATTATGCCAGCGTCACACAAGCCGGCGACGATGCGCCGCTGGTCGCGCTGAGCGATGGACAGGGTAAGGAAATGGGTCCTTCAGGAAGCCGCCGGGGGCGCGTTTCGGGAACCTTCTTCCACGTCATCGCCACGGACGGCCAGTCAAGCGGAGCCGACCCATGA
- the cobM gene encoding precorrin-4 C(11)-methyltransferase, with product MTVHFIGAGPGAADLMTLRGRDLIARCPVCLYAGSIVPPEVLAWCPAGARIVDTAPLSLDEIEAEFVAAQALGQDVARLQSGDLSIYSAVAEQIRRLEKHAIPYTLTPGVPAFAAASAVLGREFTVPGLAQSLVITRVSGRASAMPAGETLAAFGATGATLAIHLAIHALGEVVAELTPLYGAVCPVAVVVEASRPRERVIRGTLGDIVAQVAAAPVERTALIMVGKALAPEDFRESALYDAAYQRRFRGRE from the coding sequence GTGACCGTGCATTTCATCGGCGCCGGGCCGGGCGCGGCCGACCTGATGACGCTGCGCGGGCGCGACCTCATCGCCCGCTGTCCGGTGTGCCTCTATGCCGGCTCCATCGTGCCGCCGGAGGTGCTGGCCTGGTGCCCGGCGGGCGCGCGCATCGTTGATACCGCGCCGCTGTCGCTCGACGAGATCGAGGCGGAGTTCGTCGCGGCGCAGGCGTTGGGGCAGGATGTGGCGCGGCTGCAGTCGGGCGACCTCTCGATCTATTCGGCGGTGGCGGAGCAGATTCGGCGGCTGGAGAAACACGCCATTCCCTACACGCTCACCCCCGGCGTGCCGGCCTTCGCGGCGGCGAGCGCGGTGCTGGGGCGCGAATTCACCGTGCCGGGGCTGGCGCAGAGCCTGGTCATCACCCGCGTTTCCGGCCGCGCTTCGGCGATGCCGGCAGGCGAGACACTGGCGGCCTTTGGCGCGACCGGGGCGACGCTCGCCATCCATCTCGCCATTCACGCGCTGGGTGAGGTGGTGGCGGAACTGACCCCGCTCTATGGCGCGGTGTGCCCCGTCGCCGTGGTGGTGGAGGCGAGCCGGCCGCGCGAGCGGGTGATCCGGGGCACGCTGGGCGATATCGTCGCGCAGGTGGCAGCGGCGCCGGTGGAGCGCACCGCGCTCATCATGGTGGGTAAGGCGCTGGCGCCGGAGGATTTCCGCGAGAGCGCGCTCTATGACGCCGCCTATCAGCGCCGCTTCCGGGGGCGGGAATGA